In Triticum aestivum cultivar Chinese Spring chromosome 5B, IWGSC CS RefSeq v2.1, whole genome shotgun sequence, the following proteins share a genomic window:
- the LOC123110135 gene encoding G-type lectin S-receptor-like serine/threonine-protein kinase At2g19130, producing MPPLYILLRLLLLYTPLWCFSAAAYEDSLTAGQALAVGGKLVSRNGKFALGFFQPAASNISKSPYNATSPSSSWYLGIWFNKIPVFTIVWVANRDQPITNPSVNLTQLKISSDGNLVIVNHAAKTESVVWSTHIVNRKTSSINTTTSSSIVLLNSGNLALLVNSQEMLWQSFDYPTDIGLPGAKLGRNKVTGFSHQYISKKSLIDPGFGSYIIELKDTSGIVLMRRNNPLVKYLTYATTGSSSLIPTLKSLLDLNPRTKGLINPIYVDNNQEEYYTYTLLDESSTSMFVLLDISGQVKLNIWSQANQSWQTIYSEPADPCSPPATCGPFTVCNGIAHPSCDCMESFSHKSPQDWEFEDRTGGCIRNTPLHCSTSGNNKNMTSSSDMFHPIAQVQLPYNPQIIDVATTQSKCEEACLGSCSCTAYSYSNSRCSVWHGELFSVNLNDGIDNNSEDVLYLRLAAKDLMPSSRKNKRKPKVGVVTAASIIGFGLLMLMLLLLIWRNKFKWCGLPLYGNQGSAGGIIAFRYTDLVSATKNFSEKLGGGGFGSVYKGMLSDSTITIAVKKLDGDRQGEKQFRAEVSSIGLIQHINLVKLIGFCCEGNQRLLVYEHMFNGSLDGHLFKKSSVDAAVLSWNTRYQITLGVARGLSYLHQSCRECIIHCDIKPENILLDASFVPKVADFGLAAFVGRDFSRILTSFRGTAGYLAPEWLTGVAITPKVDVYGFGMVLLEVISGRRNSSSEESYNTSSSSNQNVIYFPVQAISKLHGGDLKNLVDPQLHGDFNLEEAERVCKVAGWCIQDNELDRPTMGEVVRVLEGQQEIDVPPMPRLLAAVTEQSGAPTLM from the coding sequence ATGCCTCCCCTCTACATACTACTCCGGCTTCTCCTCTTGTACACTCCTCTTTGGTGCTTCTCTGCAGCTGCATATGAAGACTCTCTCACGGCAGGCCAAGCGCTCGCCGTCGGTGGCAAGCTCGTCTCAAGAAACGGCAAGTTCGCCCTCGGCTTCTTCCAGCCAGCAGCAAGCAACATCAGTAAGTCGCCGTACAATGCCACCTCCCCCAGCTCCAGCTGGTACCTTGGCATATGGTTCAACAAGATCCCAGTTTTCACTATCGTGTGGGTTGCTAATAGGGATCAGCCCATCACCAACCCTAGTGTCAACCTAACACAGCTCAAGATATCAAgcgatggcaatcttgtcatcgTAAACCATGCTGCCAAAACTGAATCCGTTGTTTGGTCCACTCACATTGTCAATAGGAAAACCAGTAGCATAAACACCACCACCTCTAGCTCCATTGTTCTCTTGAACAGTGGAAACCTTGCCCTACTCGTAAATAGCCAAGAGATGTTGTGGCAGAGCTTCGACTACCCAACAGATATCGGGCTTCCTGGCGCCAAGTTGGGCCGCAACAAGGTCACTGGTTTCAGTCACCAGTACATATCAAAAAAGAGTCTCATTGATCCGGGTTTTGGCTCGTACATCATTGAACTAAAAGACACCAGCGGGATTGTCCTCATGCGCCGCAACAACCCCCTGGTAAAGTATCTGACTTATGCAACCACAGGATCATCATCTTTGATACCAACACTCAAGTCATTACTAGATTTGAATCCTCGGACCAAAGGTTTGATTAATCCAATATATGTCGATAACAACCAAGAGGAGTACTACACATACACTTTACTGGATGAATCATCAACTTCCATGTTTGTCTTGCTAGACATCTCTGGTCAGGTCAAGCTGAATATTTGGTCACAAGCCAACCAGTCTTGGCAAACCATATATTCCGAGCCTGCAGATCCTTGCAGTCCGCCTGCTACATGCGGACCTTTCACGGTCTGCAATGGCATTGCACATCCATCCTGTGACTGTATGGAGAGCTTCTCCCATAAGTCACCGCAGGATTGGGAGTTTGAGGATCGAACAGGAGGATGCATCAGAAACACACCGTTACATTGCAGCACTAGTGGTAACAACAAAAACATGACAAGTTCATCAGACATGTTCCACCCCATTGCTCAAGTTCAATTGCCCTACAACCCGCAAATAATAGATGTTGCTACCACTCAGAGCAAATGTGAAGAAGCTTGTCTCGGTTCCTGCTCCTGCACTGCTTATTCCTATAGCAATAGCAGATGCTCTGTCTGGCACGGGGAATTGTTTAGTGTAAATCTGAATGATGGCATTGATAATAATTCTGAAGATGTTCTTTACCTTCGCCTTGCCGCCAAAGATTTGATGCCAAGTtccagaaaaaataaaagaaaaccaaaAGTCGGAGTTGTTACTGCTGCaagtattattggttttgggtTACTGATGCTCATGCTGTTGTTACTGATTTGGAGGAACAAATTCAAGTGGTGTGGTTTGCCTTTATACGGCAATCAAGGTAGTGCTGGTGGAATTATAGCCTTCAGATACACTGACTTAGTTAGTGCCACTAAAAACTTCTCAGAAAAGCttggaggtggtggttttggttCTGTATACAAGGGAATGTTAAGTGACTCAACGATTACTATAGCAGTGAAAAAGCTTGATGGTGACCGCCAAGGAGAGAAGCAATTCAGGGCTGAGGTGAGCTCAATTGGACTGATCCAGCATATAAACCTAGTCAAATTGATTGGTTTCTGCTGCGAAGGCAACCAAAGATTACTTGTGTATGAACACATGTTTAATGGGTCTCTTGATGGTCATCTGTTTAAGAAGAGCAGTGTTGATGCTGCCGTCCTAAGTTGGAACACCAGGTATCAGATAACCCTAGGAGTTGCTAGAGGATTATCATACTTGCATCAGAGTTGTCGTGAGTGCATCATACACTGCGATATTAAGCCGGAGAACATACTTCTGGATGCATCATTTGTTCCTAAAGTTGCAGACTTTGGGCTGGCAGCATTTGTAGGAAGGGATTTCAGCAGAATTCTGACTTCATTCAGAGGAACTGCAGGTTATCTTGCCCCAGAGTGGCTTACCGGAGTGGCAATCACACCGAAAGTTGACGTTTACGGCTTCGGCATGGTTCTGTTGGAAGTCATATCTGGAAGGAGGAATTCCTCGTCTGAAGAATCATACAACACTAGCAGCAGCAGTAACCAGAATGTTATATATTTCCCTGTTCAAGCCATCAGCAAGCTTCACGGCGGAGATTTGAAGAATTTGGTGGATCCACAGTTACATGGTGACTTCAACTTGGAAGAGGCTGAAAGGGTTTGCAAAGTTGCAGGTTGGTGCATCCAAGATAATGAGTTGGATCGGCCGACAATGGGTGAAGTGGTCCGGGTTCTCGAGGGTCAACAGGAGATTGATGTGCCCCCAATGCCAAGATTGCTTGCAGCTGTAACGGAACAATCTGGTGCTCCAACTTTAATGTAA